The DNA region AAATTCAAAAATCTAAACCTTGTATTGTGATTTCGCCGAATGAAATGAATCAGTTCATTGGAACTGTGATGATTGCACCGATGACTACCGCTTCAAAACGTTACCCCACAAGAATGGAACTATCCTTTCAGGAAAAAAAAGGATCTATTGTTTTAGATCAAATCAGAACCGTTGATAAATCCAGGTTGATTCAAAAACTAGGGTCAGCAGATCAAAAAACAATTCAGAAAATTAAAAGAGTCATAAAAGAAATGTTAGTCGATTAGACTGAAACATTCTTTTACGACTCTTAAACCAAATTCCTTAAGCCACACCTTCCACTTTTTGGAACACACGATCAAATCGTTTGAGGGCGTCATCAATCACCGCATCTGTATCGGAAGCACTGGTATAAAGTCTACTTCCTGCAAGAGTCACAAGTCCTTCTGACATATAAGCGGCACCCATTTCTTCCATCGCATGTTTTCTTTTATGCGCTTCTGAGATGGTTTTTTTAATAGTCCAGAACTTCTTGATGTTGATATCGAGTAACATAGTGCCAACGGTTTCTAAATGGCAAATGGAACCTTGGTTGAAGGCCACAAAAGGAAGGTCATACTTTTTGATCAGTTTTTGTAGTCCTTTTGTTAGGCGGTCTCCAGCCCTTCCTGATTTTTCAAGAGCTCCTGTTTTTTCCATTTCACAAAGAGTAAAATAACCAGCAGCAGAACTGAGTGGGTTTGCAGCCATGGTTCCACCGATTAATGCCTTTTTGGTGCCAGTTTGGAGTCCAGCGGATACATATTTCATGTATTCTTTTTTACCACCAAGTCCACCAGCTGATGGATATCCACCTGCCACAACTTTTCCAAAGATAGTAAGGTCAGGAGTCACACCATAATACCCTTGGGCACCACTGAGTCCAATACGGAATGCGGTGACCACTTCATCAAAAATAAGAAGGGCACCGTATTTATCACAAAGTTCTCTAACACCTTTGTTGAAATTACGGTCAAGAGGTCTTGTTCCACTTTCTGGTCCTACTGGTTCAATGAGAACAGCCGCCGTACCACCACGGAAACGATTTCTTTTGAGAACAGATTCTAAAGCGTTCAAATCGTTCGGATAAAATTCTTGTGTGTATTTGAAAATGGATTTAGGAACTCCATTGGCTTCAAAATGCCTTGTGCCCGGGATTCGTAGTCCATAAGCCAATTGGTCACTCCAACCATGATAAGCTCCACCCATCTTCACTATATTTTTTTTCTTAGTGGCAAGCCTTGCCACACGAATCGATGCCATACAAGCTTCCGTTCCCGAGCCGAGCATACGAAACATTTCCACAGAAGGAACTAACTCTACAATTTTTTCAGCTAACTTGTATTCGTATTCATGAAAAAGACCAGTAACGGGACCAGTTGTATTGAGAAGTTCGATGACTTTTTTACGGACAATATTTGGATTACTTCCGAGAACGGTAGGCCCACCGGCTTGTAAAAAATCGATGTATTTATTTCCGTCTAAATCATAGAGATAAGCACCGGATGCCTCAGTGAATACAAGAGGGAAGGGGTGATTGAAAGAAAGGTTGTGTTGGACCCCGCCAGGAATGTATTCCGAAGCCTTAGTGATCATGGCTTTGGACTTACTGCATTTTTTATCAAAGTAATTATGAATGATATCATCCATTGCGTCTTTACGAATGGAGCGGATGGGAAGGGAAATGAGTTTCCTTAAGTCTTTGTAAACTTGGTCTACATCTGGGTATTCGTTCATGGAAAAGCCTTGGGCCATATTATCTTTCCTCTTCCGGGTCTTTTTACTTGACAATGAGTGATGACTCACTCATTGTCAAGTAGGAATTCAAAAAATTATTCGAGAATGGCGGATTCTTGGGAAAATTGCGATCAATTTCCTTGAGAAATCCAGCCTTTTTTCATTTATAGGACGGAGATGGGTATGGCAGAGACAAAGCATTTTAATGATAGTTTTGAACGGATTTCCGAAGAAAAACGGAATCGAATTTTATCCACAGCCATTTCTGAATTTGCCAACCGCGGGTTTACAAGCGCCAATACAAATACCATCGCCCAAAAAGCGGGGATCAGTGTTGGTTCCCTCTATAAATACTTCGAAACCAAAGAGGATTTTTTCCTCACGGTGGTGGATCATGGAATCACCCAATTAGAAAAAACCTTAGAATCTGTCCTTTCCTTGGATCTGGATTTGTTTGGCAAAATAGAAAAGATCATTCGTATCATCCAAACCCACTCGCGGATCAACCAAGACATCATCCGTCTCTACAATGAAATGACAACGGAAAGTAATTATGAACTGATCACACGTCTTTCTGGTGAGTTGGAATCTTTATCTGCAAAATGTTATATTGAAATGATCAATCTTGCCAAAAAAGAAGGAACCATCTCCTCCGATATCGACAGTAACCTTTCAGCTTTTTTGCTCGATAATATTTTTATGACCTTACAGTTTTCTTACTCCACCGTATATTATAAAGAGCGTATGAAGATCTATTTAGGCGAAGATGTGTTTGATAAGGATGAAGACGTTGTGGCCGGTGTCATGCGCGTGATCCGTAGGGCGCTTGGTGGGTGAGTAGAGTTTTTTGAGAATCCTTTTCTTCTCCTTACTCCGTGATTTGGATGTTACAAAATAGTTCTATAAATGTATCAAGAAAGTTTATCACAATTTTG from Leptospira noumeaensis includes:
- a CDS encoding aspartate aminotransferase family protein is translated as MAQGFSMNEYPDVDQVYKDLRKLISLPIRSIRKDAMDDIIHNYFDKKCSKSKAMITKASEYIPGGVQHNLSFNHPFPLVFTEASGAYLYDLDGNKYIDFLQAGGPTVLGSNPNIVRKKVIELLNTTGPVTGLFHEYEYKLAEKIVELVPSVEMFRMLGSGTEACMASIRVARLATKKKNIVKMGGAYHGWSDQLAYGLRIPGTRHFEANGVPKSIFKYTQEFYPNDLNALESVLKRNRFRGGTAAVLIEPVGPESGTRPLDRNFNKGVRELCDKYGALLIFDEVVTAFRIGLSGAQGYYGVTPDLTIFGKVVAGGYPSAGGLGGKKEYMKYVSAGLQTGTKKALIGGTMAANPLSSAAGYFTLCEMEKTGALEKSGRAGDRLTKGLQKLIKKYDLPFVAFNQGSICHLETVGTMLLDINIKKFWTIKKTISEAHKRKHAMEEMGAAYMSEGLVTLAGSRLYTSASDTDAVIDDALKRFDRVFQKVEGVA
- a CDS encoding TetR/AcrR family transcriptional regulator; its protein translation is MAETKHFNDSFERISEEKRNRILSTAISEFANRGFTSANTNTIAQKAGISVGSLYKYFETKEDFFLTVVDHGITQLEKTLESVLSLDLDLFGKIEKIIRIIQTHSRINQDIIRLYNEMTTESNYELITRLSGELESLSAKCYIEMINLAKKEGTISSDIDSNLSAFLLDNIFMTLQFSYSTVYYKERMKIYLGEDVFDKDEDVVAGVMRVIRRALGG
- a CDS encoding type II toxin-antitoxin system PemK/MazF family toxin, which codes for MVINQYEIYLINLDPTVGIEIQKSKPCIVISPNEMNQFIGTVMIAPMTTASKRYPTRMELSFQEKKGSIVLDQIRTVDKSRLIQKLGSADQKTIQKIKRVIKEMLVD